A genome region from Phoenix dactylifera cultivar Barhee BC4 chromosome 18, palm_55x_up_171113_PBpolish2nd_filt_p, whole genome shotgun sequence includes the following:
- the LOC103710701 gene encoding trihelix transcription factor GTL1-like: protein MQSGYGSVSEIQQFMMESCGSSIFSMSSAAPSNPSADIHAAASQPLKYHPLHHPQPSSHHQQQPQPQPQPPPPPPPHHFSYFHPIPITQQLFQQSHQFQLLHHQHQLRLDHESGPENSTAAAAGGGGPGFLAAAMNFKLAANESSGGGSHEGLNDDDGGSDSRLHHHWQREEESAIKEPSWRPLDIDYMSRNNKRCKEKEPETSTNKYCKKSKEGAEPDHGGHITGGSNYKLFSELEAICKPGGSTPGGGGGANQTGSGSALTGDETALVHTATNPPGLAADRHVGGSETSAGEEATVRKFSKGSGRRNRKRGRQQKKQLSTIMAFFENLVKQLMDHQESLHRKFLEVMERRERERTVREEAWRRQEAAKSSREAAARTQEWALASSREAAIISFLEKTTGETVHFPEKLRFPSQFSEEPGKEAETTENLPTEPSNNTIINGDGSTNKIQLSTSRWPKPEVEALIQVRSGLESRFQEPGLKAPLWEEVSSTMAAMGYHRSAKRCKEKWENINKYFRKTKESGKKRPRNSKTCPYFQQLDQLYSKSLTKSQPASSSSPNANAASCTASGTASDQRKDNSELLDAIVVSTDQQGFKFPEMSSLHFDFNGKGDGDNEPPRNVGSNGEEEDDEDDEEGEEREEGEG, encoded by the exons atgcagTCAGGATATGGAAGCGTGTCGGAGATCCAGCAATTCATGATGGAGAGCTGCGGCAGCTCGATCTTCTCCATGTCCTCGGCCGCCCCCTCGAACCCCTCGGCCGACATCCATGCCGCTGCCTCCCAGCCTCTCAAATACCATCCCCTCCACCACCCCCAGCCCAGCTCCCACCACCAGCAGCAGCCCCAGCCCCAGCCCCAGCCCCCCCCGCCGCCCCCCCCGCACCACTTCTCCTACTTCCACCCCATCCCGATAACCCAGCAGCTCTTCCAGCAGAGCCACCAGTTCCAGCTGCTCCACCACCAGCACCAGCTCCGGTTGGATCACGAGTCGGGCCCCGAGAACtcgaccgccgccgccgccggaggCGGTGGGCCGGGTTTTCTCGCTGCTGCCATGAATTTCAAGCTGGCGGCCAATGAGAGCAGCGGCGGCGGCAGCCATGAGGGGCTGAACGACGACGACGGAGGGTCCGATAGCCGCCTCCATCACCACTGGCAGAGGGAGGAGGAATCAGCCATCAAGGAGCCCTCGTG GAGGCCTCTGGATATAGATTACATGAGTAGGAACAACAAGAGGTGCAAGGAGAAGGAGCCCGAGACGTCGACGAACAAGTACTGCAAGAAGAGCAAAGAAGGAGCGGAGCCGGACCATGGCGGACACATTACCGGCGGCAGCAACTACAAGCTCTTCAGCGAGCTCGAGGCCATCTGCAAGCCCGGCGGCAGCACTCCTGGTGGCGGCGGAGGCGCCAACCAGACCGGCTCCGGTTCTGCACTCACCGGCGACGAGACCGCCCTCGTGCACACCGCCACCAACCCACCAGGACTGGCAGCTGATCGCCACGTCGGCGGCTCGGAGACATCGGCCGGAGAAGAGGCAACGGTGAGGAAATTTTCCAAAGGAAGTGGGAGGAGGAATCGGAAGCGGGGGCGGCAGCAGAAGAAGCAGCTGAGCACGATCATGGCCTTCTTCGAGAACCTGGTGAAGCAGCTGATGGACCACCAGGAGAGCCTCCACCGGAAATTCTTGgaagtgatggagaggagggagcGGGAGAGGACTGTCCGGGAGGAGGCCTGGAGGCGGCAGGAGGCGGCCAAGTCCAGCCGTGAGGCCGCCGCCCGGACCCAGGAGTGGGCCCTCGCCTCCTCCCGGGAGGCCGCCATCATCTCCTTCCTCGAGAAGACCACCGGCGAGACCGTCCACTTCCCCGAGAAGCTCCGATTCCCATCCCAATTCTCCGAAGAACCCGGCAAGGAGGCCGAAACCACCGAAAACCTCCCGACCGAGCCCTCGAATAATACCATCATCAACGGCGATGGCAGCACCAACAAGATTCAGCTTAGCACGAGCCGGTGGCCGAAGCCCGAGGTCGAGGCGCTGATCCAGGTGCGGAGCGGGCTCGAGTCGAGGTTCCAGGAGCCCGGCCTGAAGGCCCCGCTGTGGGAGGAGGTGAGCTCGACGATGGCCGCCATGGGCTACCACCGGAGCGCGAAGCGGTGCAAGGAGAAGTGGGAGAACATCAACAAGTACTTCAGGAAGACAAAAGAGAGTGGCAAGAAGAGGCCGCGCAACTCCAAGACCTGCCCTTATTTCCAACAATTGGATCAGCTCTACTCCAAGTCCCTCACCAAGTCCCAGcccgcttcctcttcttcccctaATGCCAATGCGGCTAGCTGTACGGCTTCCGGCACGGCCAGTGATCAACGGAAGGATAACTCCGAGCTCCTCGATGCCATCGTCGTGTCCACCGATCAGCAAGGCTTCAAGTTCCCTGAAATGAGCTCGTTGCACTTTGATTTCAATGGCAAAGGGGATGGAGACAACGAGCCTCCTCGCAATGTGGGAAGCAATGgcgaggaagaggatgacgagGATGAcgaagagggagaggaaagagaagaaggagaaggctaG